A region of Fusobacteriaceae bacterium DNA encodes the following proteins:
- the rapZ gene encoding RNase adapter RapZ — protein MEQRQKRLIIITGLSGAGKSTAVNLLEDLGFYVVDNLPCEIVPHFLQSNREKVALGIDIRSLRKAEELTDILDRFDYEKTPYFLLFLEASEEAILNRYNLTRRRHPLIADTLLKSIRKEREIMSVIRDRASDIIDTSDINPKDFPDVLKRALAIQDPHNDITIHVTSFGFKYGVPIDVDLLFDVRFLPNPYYYAELKPKNGEDKEILDFLLSHEVTRTFYTKLIDLLEFLIPNYIKEGKKHLTIAMGCSGGKHRSVALAWLLYRELLKKENLNLYLSHREKERGNW, from the coding sequence ATGGAACAGCGGCAAAAGCGGCTCATTATCATTACGGGACTTTCCGGCGCGGGAAAGAGCACCGCGGTCAACTTGCTGGAAGACCTGGGCTTTTATGTCGTAGACAATCTGCCCTGCGAAATTGTCCCGCATTTTTTGCAGTCCAACCGGGAAAAAGTGGCGCTGGGAATAGACATCCGCTCTTTGCGCAAAGCGGAGGAGCTGACGGATATCCTCGACCGCTTCGATTACGAGAAGACGCCCTATTTTCTGCTGTTTTTGGAGGCGTCGGAAGAGGCCATTCTCAACCGCTACAACCTGACGCGAAGGCGGCATCCTCTGATTGCGGATACGTTGCTCAAAAGCATCCGGAAAGAGCGGGAGATCATGTCCGTCATCCGGGACAGGGCCTCGGATATTATCGATACCAGCGACATCAACCCCAAGGATTTTCCCGATGTCCTGAAAAGGGCCCTGGCGATCCAGGACCCCCACAATGATATCACGATCCATGTGACGTCCTTCGGTTTCAAATACGGCGTCCCCATAGACGTCGACCTGCTGTTTGACGTGCGCTTTCTGCCCAATCCCTATTATTACGCGGAATTGAAGCCGAAAAACGGTGAGGATAAGGAAATCCTCGATTTCCTGCTGAGCCATGAAGTGACGCGGACATTTTATACAAAATTGATTGATTTACTCGAATTTTTAATCCCCAACTACATCAAAGAAGGGAAAAAGCATCTGACGATCGCCATGGGATGCAGCGGCGGCAAGCATCGTTCCGTAGCCCTCGCGTGGCTGTTGTACCGGGAATTGCTGAAAAAGGAGAATCTCAACCTGTACCTGAGTCATCGGGAGAAGGAGAGGGGAAATTGGTAA
- the uvrC gene encoding excinuclease ABC subunit UvrC: MVKDSLREKLQDIPDSPGVYLMKGEKKIIYIGKAKNLKHRVLSYFNHEHGDEKTRELVRHVEDIDFILCKNEVDAFLLENNLIKKNMPKYNILLKDEKTYPYIRISREEFPNIRILRTTKTLDSKNAFYFGPYPSGGTHLKNTIIRLFKIRDCNKDMKKVYGRPCLKYFMKSCLGPCVYKEVREEYASEIESAMDLLKGQGRDVISRLKKKMDEASQNMEFEKAILYREQIAELENAVSNQITEYGKDLDEDIFTFRVEGETAFLCVLNVREGKIIGKLSSTIDLKEKLYEDIFEVALLAFYDRHPIPRNIVFSQQIETQAEQFSALLDEYAGRKIELHFPKIKSRRMELLEMAEENLKRDIESYYKRKSVIEEGLYKIYNTLGLKRYPRKIECFDISNIQGKDAVASMSVSVEGRASKKDYRKFKIRCKDTPDDFMMMREVITRRYSKLEPQEFPDVVLIDGGLGQINAAGEIFRELGKEGIAELLSLAKRDEEIYKYGESEPYCFPKDQEALKIFQRVRDEAHRFGITYHRKLRSKRVISSALDRIPGIGPKRRKLLLETFGSVAKIAEQPIEALKQLVPEEIAVRIRETIGETQTGK, encoded by the coding sequence TTGGTAAAGGACAGTTTGCGGGAAAAATTACAGGATATCCCCGACAGCCCCGGCGTCTACCTGATGAAAGGGGAAAAGAAGATCATTTATATCGGGAAAGCGAAAAATCTCAAACATCGCGTGTTGTCGTATTTCAACCACGAGCACGGCGACGAGAAGACCCGCGAATTGGTGCGGCATGTGGAAGACATCGACTTTATCCTCTGCAAAAATGAAGTGGACGCCTTTTTGCTCGAAAACAACCTGATCAAAAAAAACATGCCCAAGTATAATATTCTGCTGAAGGATGAAAAGACCTACCCCTATATCCGGATCAGCCGGGAAGAATTCCCCAATATCCGGATCTTGCGGACCACAAAGACCCTTGACAGCAAAAACGCCTTTTATTTCGGGCCCTATCCCTCGGGCGGGACCCATCTCAAGAACACCATTATCCGGCTCTTCAAAATCAGGGACTGCAACAAGGACATGAAAAAAGTCTACGGACGACCCTGTCTCAAATATTTTATGAAAAGCTGCCTCGGCCCCTGCGTATACAAAGAGGTCCGGGAGGAGTACGCCTCGGAGATCGAATCGGCCATGGACCTCCTCAAAGGGCAGGGACGCGACGTCATTTCGCGCCTCAAAAAAAAGATGGACGAGGCCTCGCAAAATATGGAATTTGAAAAGGCCATCCTGTATCGCGAGCAGATCGCCGAGCTTGAAAACGCCGTCAGCAACCAGATCACCGAATACGGAAAGGACCTCGACGAAGACATCTTCACGTTTCGGGTGGAAGGGGAAACCGCGTTTTTATGCGTACTCAACGTGCGCGAGGGCAAGATCATCGGCAAACTCTCCTCGACCATTGACCTCAAGGAAAAACTGTACGAGGACATTTTCGAAGTGGCGCTGCTGGCCTTTTATGACAGGCATCCGATCCCGCGCAACATTGTCTTTTCCCAGCAGATCGAAACGCAGGCGGAACAATTTTCCGCGCTTCTGGACGAATACGCCGGCCGGAAGATCGAGCTCCATTTTCCGAAAATCAAGTCCCGCCGGATGGAACTGCTCGAAATGGCGGAAGAAAACCTCAAACGGGACATCGAGAGTTATTACAAGAGAAAGAGCGTCATCGAGGAGGGCCTGTACAAGATTTACAACACATTGGGCCTGAAGCGCTACCCGCGCAAGATCGAGTGTTTTGATATCTCCAACATCCAGGGAAAGGACGCCGTGGCCTCCATGAGCGTCTCCGTTGAGGGACGGGCGTCCAAGAAAGACTACCGGAAATTCAAGATCCGCTGCAAGGATACGCCCGACGACTTTATGATGATGCGCGAGGTCATCACGCGCCGTTACAGCAAGCTGGAGCCGCAGGAATTCCCCGACGTCGTCCTCATCGACGGCGGTCTGGGGCAGATCAACGCGGCGGGGGAAATCTTCAGGGAACTGGGAAAAGAAGGGATCGCCGAGCTTCTGAGTCTCGCGAAACGGGACGAGGAAATCTACAAATACGGGGAAAGCGAGCCCTACTGCTTTCCGAAGGATCAGGAAGCGCTGAAGATTTTCCAGCGCGTCCGGGACGAGGCCCATCGTTTCGGCATCACCTACCACAGGAAACTCCGGAGCAAACGGGTCATCTCTTCAGCCCTGGACAGGATACCCGGCATAGGGCCCAAGCGCCGGAAACTTCTGCTTGAAACATTCGGTTCCGTCGCGAAAATCGCGGAGCAGCCCATAGAAGCGCTGAAGCAATTGGTACCTGAAGAAATCGCGGTCCGGATTCGCGAGACCATCGGAGAAACGCAAACGGGGAAGTGA
- a CDS encoding PP2C family protein-serine/threonine phosphatase — MILYLILPFIVLALIIYSYVQVERRKKETSLVMINILKNLREKQEIQIFPDDEIKAEYETTLAKIRKQELELDHSITELKEYRKELEMTYNSLVVKSSQLEYSNHILERKVENLSNLNSISRSALSALKLKKIINIIVDAYFVLTGVRRISLYLWENGTLVNKKTKGGIRFRGEVGFSPEELKNFRRSDYKKIYEELSKSFAINKDEIVMVYPLNVKGKELGVIYVIEDKNKLNDIDEETISALVIQISIAINNAQIYADLLVKERMSQELEVAARIQRQIIPKDITEICGLEIANYFEPAKEIGGDYYDYTKTGDNSFSVTIADVSGKGMPAALLLALGRSVLKTLSIVGDTKPWEDLNELNRIIYPDISEEMFITIFHSKYNADTKTLYFSNAGHSPILVYRAASRTIESHCVKGVAIGFMERYDYKKGELRLETGDLVLYYTDGLTEAANEERELFGIDRVKRIILENHDNSPARLKEKILEQVTAFRGDSEQEDDLTFVILKCVR; from the coding sequence ATGATACTGTATTTAATCCTGCCTTTTATCGTCCTCGCGCTGATTATCTACTCCTATGTCCAGGTTGAGCGCAGGAAAAAAGAGACGAGCCTCGTCATGATCAATATCTTGAAAAACCTGCGGGAAAAGCAGGAAATTCAGATTTTTCCCGATGACGAGATCAAGGCCGAATATGAGACAACCCTGGCCAAGATCCGAAAACAGGAATTGGAGCTGGATCACTCGATCACGGAACTCAAAGAATACCGGAAAGAGCTTGAGATGACCTATAATTCCCTTGTCGTGAAGTCCAGCCAGCTGGAATACAGCAACCATATCCTCGAACGCAAGGTTGAGAACCTCTCGAATCTGAATTCCATTTCCCGTTCGGCCCTTTCGGCGTTGAAGCTGAAAAAAATCATCAACATCATTGTGGACGCCTATTTTGTGTTGACCGGCGTGCGGCGGATCTCGCTGTATCTCTGGGAAAACGGGACCCTGGTCAATAAAAAAACGAAGGGGGGCATCCGTTTCAGGGGGGAAGTCGGCTTTTCCCCGGAAGAACTCAAGAATTTTCGGCGCTCCGACTATAAAAAGATCTACGAGGAACTCTCGAAAAGCTTCGCGATCAACAAAGACGAGATTGTCATGGTGTATCCGCTCAACGTGAAGGGCAAAGAACTGGGCGTCATTTACGTCATCGAAGATAAAAACAAGCTCAACGACATCGACGAGGAGACGATTTCCGCTCTCGTGATCCAGATTTCCATCGCCATCAACAACGCCCAGATCTACGCGGACCTGCTCGTCAAGGAACGCATGTCCCAGGAGCTCGAAGTGGCGGCCCGGATCCAGCGCCAGATCATTCCCAAGGATATAACGGAAATCTGCGGCCTTGAGATCGCAAATTATTTTGAGCCGGCCAAGGAAATCGGCGGCGACTACTATGATTATACGAAAACCGGCGACAATTCCTTTTCGGTAACGATCGCCGACGTCAGCGGAAAAGGAATGCCGGCGGCGCTTCTTTTGGCCCTCGGGCGCTCGGTATTGAAGACGCTTTCGATTGTCGGCGACACGAAGCCCTGGGAAGACTTGAATGAACTCAACCGGATTATCTATCCCGATATCTCGGAAGAAATGTTCATCACCATTTTTCACAGCAAATACAACGCGGATACCAAAACGCTCTATTTTTCAAACGCCGGCCACTCGCCGATTCTCGTTTACCGGGCCGCGAGCCGGACGATCGAATCCCATTGCGTAAAAGGGGTCGCCATCGGGTTTATGGAGCGTTATGACTATAAAAAAGGCGAATTGCGGCTGGAGACCGGAGATCTCGTGCTTTACTATACCGACGGTCTGACGGAGGCCGCCAACGAAGAGCGGGAACTCTTCGGCATTGACCGGGTCAAGCGGATCATTCTCGAAAACCACGACAATAGCCCGGCCCGGCTCAAGGAGAAAATCCTTGAACAAGTCACGGCCTTTCGCGGGGATTCCGAGCAGGAAGACGACCTGACCTTTGTGATCTTGAAGTGTGTGCGATAG
- a CDS encoding DUF1385 domain-containing protein, with protein sequence MTERMNIGGQAVIEGVMMRSPNWIATAVRKPSGEIVYKRTKISDRVNRISKIPFIRGTFSLFEALVTGVRELTFSASQADEGEQELTKKQAVLTTVVSLALGILIFIGLPSVLSGFLFKNNRLYANLFESLFRLALFVFYIWVITFYADVRRVYEYHGAEHKSIAAYENFAELKPETAQRYTKLHVRCGTSFLLTVMVIAIVVFSLVDFFVTPPAGQLARILQRFGLRILVMPLIAGISYELQRYSSRHMDKKWVRLLVSPGLLLQKITTREPDLSQLEVAIVAIKASLDEQIDNAREIEVKP encoded by the coding sequence ATGACAGAACGTATGAATATCGGCGGACAGGCGGTTATCGAAGGGGTCATGATGAGAAGCCCCAACTGGATCGCCACCGCCGTCAGGAAGCCCAGCGGAGAGATTGTTTACAAGCGGACGAAGATCTCCGACCGGGTCAACCGGATTTCGAAAATCCCGTTTATCCGGGGGACCTTTTCCCTCTTCGAGGCGCTTGTGACCGGCGTCCGGGAACTGACTTTCTCGGCGAGCCAGGCGGACGAGGGGGAGCAGGAATTAACAAAAAAGCAGGCGGTTCTGACGACCGTCGTATCCCTGGCCCTGGGGATTTTGATCTTTATCGGGCTCCCCTCGGTATTGAGCGGGTTTTTATTCAAAAATAATCGGCTTTACGCCAATTTGTTTGAGTCGCTGTTCCGGCTGGCCCTCTTCGTCTTTTATATCTGGGTCATCACCTTTTACGCCGATGTGCGCAGGGTCTACGAATATCACGGCGCCGAGCACAAATCCATCGCGGCCTATGAAAATTTCGCCGAACTCAAGCCCGAGACGGCCCAGCGCTACACGAAGCTCCATGTGCGCTGCGGGACGAGTTTTCTTTTGACCGTCATGGTTATCGCCATCGTGGTTTTTTCTCTGGTGGATTTCTTCGTGACGCCCCCCGCGGGGCAGTTGGCCCGGATCTTGCAGCGCTTCGGCCTGCGGATTCTCGTGATGCCGCTGATCGCCGGAATTTCTTATGAACTGCAGCGGTACAGCAGCCGCCATATGGATAAAAAATGGGTGCGACTCCTGGTATCGCCGGGTCTTCTGCTGCAGAAGATCACGACCCGGGAGCCCGATCTCTCGCAGTTGGAGGTGGCCATTGTGGCCATCAAGGCTTCCCTTGACGAGCAGATCGACAACGCCCGGGAAATCGAGGTGAAGCCATGA